One genomic segment of Rhizobium gallicum bv. gallicum R602sp includes these proteins:
- the cheY1 gene encoding chemotaxis response regulator CheY1, with amino-acid sequence MKKKVLTVDDSRTIRNMLLVTLNNAGFETIQAEDGVEGLEVLEESNPDVIVTDINMPRLDGFGFIEGVRRNEKYRAIPILVLTTESDAEKKNRARQAGATGWIVKPFDPAKLIDAIERVTA; translated from the coding sequence ATGAAGAAAAAAGTGCTTACCGTGGATGATTCACGGACCATCCGAAACATGCTTCTCGTGACGCTCAACAATGCGGGCTTCGAGACGATCCAGGCCGAAGACGGGGTTGAAGGCCTTGAAGTCCTGGAAGAATCCAACCCGGACGTCATCGTGACCGATATCAACATGCCGCGCCTCGACGGTTTCGGCTTCATCGAAGGTGTTCGCCGCAACGAGAAGTATCGGGCGATTCCGATCCTGGTGCTGACGACCGAAAGCGACGCTGAAAAGAAGAACCGCGCCCGCCAGGCCGGCGCCACCGGCTGGATCGTCAAGCCGTTCGACCCTGCCAAGCTGATCGATGCCATTGAGCGCGTAACCGCTTAA
- a CDS encoding globin-coupled sensor protein, translated as MPSDQAKGAQAGSLRDRLRFAGLDAAQCEAVRRHRPMLEARLKSGLRDLFQRFQSFPDAACNFQNERQLDRLHDLQSTHWDVLTDARFDSLYAERVKVLSDSESKMGLDPRWHVAGHGVMLEHIISGLAGELARKPLLPGAKRRAKEISEMMTAIIRLVMVDVEIAVSLRFNSLRASQQRALAEQRENDKAEIARIFGDVVDALAARDLTVRAATDGDAYADIAVALNAALDGVQAEFAAISERTAKAELSTRSLAAASQGFSGNAAGHSQQLMTSAAALEAIAGSVRNGAAESRAAEKATASTRAAAEESGQVVGHAISAMADIEQSAEKIGQIIGAIDEIAFQTNLLALNAGIEAARAGESGRGFAVVAQEVRALAQRSAEAAREIKSLVTTTKAQVDAGVQMVGRTQDSIGNIVRQVTGINAAIATIASQTGEHAASLDTVTADVKALGEQVADSAACANRAAEGADDLHTVILELGQTIRAFRIARENARVEAAPLSASRQRSIEIAARPATLDEQYDNEDFGFSRPAVSFGGGRNVY; from the coding sequence ATGCCATCAGATCAGGCCAAGGGCGCGCAGGCAGGCAGCCTTCGCGATCGCCTGCGCTTTGCCGGTCTCGATGCCGCGCAATGCGAGGCGGTGCGCCGTCACCGGCCGATGCTCGAAGCCCGGCTGAAGAGCGGACTTCGCGACCTGTTCCAGCGCTTCCAATCTTTCCCGGACGCGGCCTGCAATTTCCAGAACGAGCGCCAGCTCGATCGCTTGCACGATCTTCAGTCCACCCACTGGGACGTGTTGACCGATGCGCGCTTCGACAGCCTCTATGCAGAGCGCGTCAAGGTTCTTTCCGATAGCGAAAGTAAGATGGGGCTCGATCCGCGCTGGCACGTGGCCGGCCATGGCGTCATGCTGGAGCATATCATTTCCGGTCTTGCGGGCGAGCTGGCTCGCAAGCCGCTGCTGCCGGGGGCCAAGCGCCGCGCGAAAGAAATCTCCGAGATGATGACGGCCATCATCCGCCTCGTCATGGTTGATGTCGAAATCGCCGTTTCGCTGCGCTTCAATTCACTGCGTGCCTCCCAACAGCGCGCGCTTGCCGAGCAGCGTGAAAACGACAAGGCGGAGATCGCCCGGATTTTCGGTGACGTGGTCGACGCCCTGGCAGCCCGCGACCTGACCGTGCGCGCAGCCACCGATGGCGATGCCTACGCCGATATCGCCGTTGCGCTCAATGCGGCACTCGACGGCGTTCAGGCTGAATTTGCGGCAATCAGCGAGCGCACGGCAAAAGCCGAACTCTCCACGCGTTCGCTCGCGGCTGCCTCGCAGGGCTTTTCGGGCAATGCAGCCGGTCACTCGCAGCAACTCATGACATCGGCAGCAGCGCTTGAAGCAATCGCTGGAAGCGTCCGCAACGGCGCAGCGGAAAGCCGCGCTGCGGAAAAGGCCACGGCCTCCACCCGCGCGGCGGCAGAAGAGAGTGGCCAGGTCGTCGGCCACGCCATCAGTGCGATGGCGGATATCGAGCAGTCCGCCGAAAAGATCGGCCAGATCATCGGCGCAATCGACGAGATCGCCTTCCAGACGAACCTGCTGGCGCTGAACGCGGGTATCGAAGCCGCCCGTGCCGGCGAATCCGGCCGCGGCTTTGCGGTCGTGGCTCAGGAGGTGCGGGCGCTTGCCCAGCGTTCTGCCGAAGCCGCTCGCGAAATCAAGTCGCTTGTCACGACGACCAAGGCGCAGGTCGATGCCGGCGTTCAGATGGTCGGTCGCACGCAGGATTCGATCGGCAACATCGTGCGGCAGGTAACCGGCATCAATGCGGCAATCGCGACGATTGCAAGCCAGACGGGCGAGCACGCGGCAAGCCTCGACACAGTGACAGCTGACGTCAAGGCGCTTGGCGAGCAGGTTGCCGACAGTGCGGCCTGCGCCAATCGCGCAGCCGAAGGCGCCGATGATCTGCACACGGTGATCCTCGAATTGGGGCAGACGATTCGCGCGTTCCGCATCGCCCGCGAAAACGCCCGTGTCGAGGCCGCGCCGCTCAGCGCTTCCCGCCAACGCAGTATCGAGATCGCGGCCCGTCCCGCCACGCTGGACGAGCAATACGACAACGAGGATTTCGGGTTTTCCCGTCCGGCTGTGAGTTTCGGAGGCGGCCGGAATGTTTACTAG
- a CDS encoding helix-turn-helix domain-containing protein, with translation MTYMVYIDQYGWIEIMGQGAKETILTPALCRAARGLLDWTQAELAGRASVSRSTIRDYEGQNHEIHRATEAQLRLAFEDGGVRFVEIEGAGTGLCLPAATSL, from the coding sequence GTGACATATATGGTTTATATTGACCAATATGGGTGGATTGAGATCATGGGTCAAGGCGCAAAGGAGACGATTCTCACGCCTGCGTTATGCCGGGCGGCACGCGGTTTGCTCGATTGGACGCAGGCCGAACTCGCCGGCCGGGCATCGGTTTCGCGCAGTACAATACGCGACTACGAGGGGCAGAACCATGAAATCCACCGCGCCACCGAGGCGCAGCTGCGCCTGGCCTTCGAGGACGGCGGTGTGCGCTTCGTTGAAATCGAAGGAGCGGGGACAGGGCTTTGCCTGCCTGCCGCGACTAGTCTTTAG
- a CDS encoding ArnT family glycosyltransferase, whose protein sequence is MTARTGFFIILAVTMWRIVTLHFDTTDFFVDEAQYWFWSQNLDFGYYSKPPMIAWFIRAMTEIAGSTDIFWVRLCGPLVHMATALLLMQFAKRVAGPEIEGWTGVIYITMPAVALSSVFFSTDVVLLFFMTIGLWAYFRLTEKRSGALALVMGVAFGCAFLSKYAILFIVPGGLIALLLVPAGRIAWRDFFISVAAALAVASPNLWWNVTHDATTVRHTEDIAKWDQMQLNFGGALEFFAAQFGVVGPIVFFAMLWGTWRMLKGKSGEKEKLLIWLSMPVVLLITLQAFVAKAEANWGVSAYVAGTILAVWVLTQLWPKGLRISLIVGGVASFLFPLATIFAHQLILPGGNEVMKRYLGRSEISREAGVLAKRAGLGIVVTDNRDFVADMFHTLRNEPLRIYSRPPAGFPDNYYEQNFALPADVQDQVLFVTRNELTCAASAPELVKSWQPADGYYRGRTINAYKAPASCLGPPS, encoded by the coding sequence ATGACTGCCAGAACCGGCTTTTTCATCATTCTCGCCGTCACCATGTGGCGTATTGTGACGCTGCATTTCGACACGACGGATTTCTTCGTCGACGAGGCGCAATACTGGTTCTGGTCGCAGAATCTCGACTTCGGCTATTATTCGAAGCCACCGATGATCGCCTGGTTCATCCGGGCGATGACGGAAATTGCCGGCTCAACCGACATCTTCTGGGTGCGGCTCTGCGGGCCTCTCGTGCATATGGCCACGGCATTGCTGCTGATGCAGTTCGCAAAGCGCGTTGCTGGTCCCGAAATTGAAGGCTGGACCGGTGTCATCTACATCACGATGCCGGCCGTCGCGCTCTCCTCCGTCTTCTTCTCCACCGATGTCGTTCTCCTGTTCTTCATGACGATCGGCCTGTGGGCCTATTTCAGACTGACCGAGAAGCGCTCGGGCGCACTTGCTCTCGTCATGGGTGTCGCCTTCGGTTGCGCCTTCCTGTCGAAATACGCGATCCTTTTTATCGTTCCCGGCGGGCTGATCGCGCTGCTTCTGGTTCCGGCTGGGCGGATTGCCTGGCGCGACTTCTTCATTTCGGTCGCCGCCGCCCTCGCCGTCGCTTCACCAAACCTGTGGTGGAACGTCACCCATGACGCGACCACAGTGCGCCACACCGAAGACATCGCGAAGTGGGACCAGATGCAGCTGAACTTTGGCGGGGCGCTTGAATTCTTCGCCGCACAGTTCGGGGTCGTCGGGCCGATTGTCTTCTTCGCGATGCTCTGGGGGACTTGGCGCATGCTCAAAGGCAAGAGCGGCGAGAAAGAAAAGCTCCTCATCTGGCTCTCCATGCCCGTCGTCCTGCTGATCACCCTGCAGGCCTTCGTCGCCAAAGCCGAGGCGAATTGGGGCGTGTCAGCCTATGTCGCAGGTACGATCCTCGCCGTCTGGGTGCTCACGCAGCTATGGCCGAAGGGCCTGCGCATTTCACTTATCGTCGGCGGCGTTGCGAGTTTCCTTTTTCCGCTTGCGACGATCTTTGCGCATCAATTGATACTGCCGGGCGGCAATGAAGTGATGAAGCGCTATCTCGGCCGCAGCGAAATCAGCCGCGAAGCCGGTGTGCTAGCCAAGCGGGCCGGACTTGGCATCGTCGTCACCGACAATCGCGATTTCGTCGCCGACATGTTCCATACGCTCAGGAACGAACCGCTCAGGATCTATTCGCGTCCGCCCGCCGGCTTCCCGGACAATTACTACGAGCAGAACTTCGCATTGCCGGCGGATGTGCAGGATCAGGTTCTCTTCGTCACCCGCAACGAACTGACCTGCGCAGCCTCGGCACCGGAACTGGTCAAAAGCTGGCAGCCGGCCGACGGCTACTACCGTGGTAGGACGATCAATGCATACAAAGCGCCTGCCAGCTGCCTTGGACCGCCGAGCTAA
- a CDS encoding STAS domain-containing protein: MAAKKSGKTLNLAAVLDLNEASALRDKLISVRGSDLSIDASAVERLGGLCAQVLMAGAKTWSEDKHSFTFTKVSDAFHKTMQLVGVDIDHLLAKEIRQ, from the coding sequence ATGGCAGCAAAGAAGAGTGGGAAGACGCTGAATTTGGCAGCGGTGCTTGACCTCAACGAGGCTTCGGCCTTGCGCGACAAGCTTATCTCAGTGCGTGGCAGCGATCTTTCGATCGATGCGTCCGCCGTTGAGCGTCTCGGTGGCCTGTGCGCTCAGGTCCTGATGGCTGGCGCGAAGACCTGGAGCGAGGACAAGCATTCGTTCACCTTCACGAAAGTGTCCGATGCATTTCACAAAACCATGCAGCTGGTTGGCGTCGACATCGACCACCTGCTTGCCAAGGAGATCCGGCAATGA